ATTAGAGTTAGGAGCAACGGGTCTAGTATCACTAAATCCGACAGCTTCAAAGCGGATATCATCTAGCTGATGCTCTTCTATTAAATAACGAATAACACTGCTAGCCCGAGCTGTAGATAATTCCCAATTTGATGGGTATCTAAAAGTTTCAATTGGACGATTATCTGTATGCCCTTCCACTTTAACTAGATTTGACATGTCACCTAATAAATTTCCAACCTTATCTAAAAATGGATAAGCGGATGGCTGAATAATTGCTTCCGCAGTGTTAAATAAAACCTTTTCTTGTAAAACTAAAACAACTCCACGCTCATAACGATTAGCTACAATGACATCTTCAAGACCATTCTCTTCGAGGAATAGTTGTATTTCTACAACTAATTCATTTAATGGATCTGAAATAGTGGTCTCCCCACTACCCTCTTTCAAATGTATATCTTCTGCTGATAATGGATCGAAGGGGATAGGAGATGGATCAAAGTCTAAAATATGGTTCGTTTTAAATGAATTAGCAACAGCTTTAAACTTAACAATATCAATTTGCGACATTGAAAACATTAATATGAAAAAAACAAGAATTAAAGTTATAAGGTCAGAAAAAGTAACCATCCAAGCAGGTGCACCTTTTTTTCTTGCAGTATGCACTCTTTTCCTATCTCTCATTTTGAGCTGCCTCCTCTACCTCCTCATCTTCGATGCCCACTCGCTCCTTATAAGATAAAAAGGCACTGAGCTTTTCTTCCAAAATTTTAGGGTTTTGACCAGATTGAACCCCAATCACCCCTTCAATGATAATTTGCTTCAAAAATACTTCTTTTTCTGTTTTCAAAGCAAGTTTTGATGCTAATGGAATGAAAACTATATTAGCGAGTAATGAGCCGTACAATGTAGTTATTAAAGCAATTGCCATATTGGGACCTAAAGTCGTTGGATCATTCAAATTTTTGAGCATTAATACTAATCCTGTTAAGGTACCAATCATTCCCCAGGCAGGTGCTAGTTCTCCAGCCCTTTCAAGAATACTTCTTCCCTTCCGATGTCTTTCTTCCATTGCAGAAATTTCAGCATCCATAATATCATTAATAACATCAGGTTCTATACCATCTACAGCTAATAGGACACCTTTTTTAATAAACGGATCGTTAACATTTTCAATTTCAGCTTCTAATGCAAGTAAACCTTCCCTTCTCGCCCTATCAGATAAATTGACAAATGTATTAATTAATCCTTGTAGCTCCTGTTCATTTTGACTAAATGCTTCTTTTAACACCTTAAATAAAAGTTTAATGTCTTTTAAGGGAAAACTTGTTAACAACCCAGCGGTTAAACCACCCAAAACAATATACATTGATGGGAAATGGATAAATGAGGATAATCCTGTCGATCCACTATTTGATATTATACCGAATAAAAACATAGCTACTGCAAGAACTAATCCACTAGGTGTTAGTAAATCGAATTTTTTTTTCATAATTTCTCTCCCTGTGCATATATAGAATCCAACCTCTCTATTCTATATATCGACAGGATTTTTAATTTGTTGAATGACGAAACTCAATTCTATGAGGAAGTACTACGACGCTATCCTCTACCTTCTCTTTATTCATATATTTTGTTAACAACCGCATTGCTACTGCACCGATATCATACATAGGTTGAACAACTGTCGTCAATTGTGGTCGCACCATAAAAGATAGCCTTGTATTATCAAAGCCAATCACTTCCATATCTTTAGGAATCACTGTGCCATGATCTTGCGCCCCATGAATGACACCTAAAGCCATTTCATCATTCCCAGCAAAAACAGCCGTTGGTTTATTTGGCATCTCCTCTATCTTTTTGTAAGCCTCAATCCCTGAATCATAAGTATAATCACCTTCAAGAACATATTCATCTACATATTGTAGCCCAGCTTCTGAAAGAGCTTTTTTATATCCTTCTAGCTTCTTTATACTACTAATTTGATTATCAAGTGGGCCACTGACGTATGCAATTTTTTTATGGCCATTATTAATAAAGCTAGTTGTCGCATCAAATGCAGCTTGTTCATAATCAATGTTAACAGAAGGGATAATATTTTCTTCTTCAATAGATGCTGCTAAAACTACTGGTACTTGTGATTTTTTAAATTGTTCAACATGATCTTTTGTAATATTCCCACTCATATAAACGATTCCATCGACTTGTTTTCCAAGCATGGTATTAATTAAATGAAGCTCTTTTTCTTTATTTTGATCGGAGTTGCTTAAAATAATGTTATATTTATACATTGTTGCTATATCTTCTATACCTCTCGCTAGCTCAGCGTAGAAGATACTTGATATATCAGGAATGATCACACCGACAGTTGTAGTTTTTTTACTCGCTAAACCACGTGCCACTGCATTTGGTCGATATCCAAGTTGTTCAATTGTCTCTAATACTTTTTTCCTCGTCGCTGGTTTTACATTTGGGTTCCCATTTACAACCCTTGAAACAGTTGCCATTGATACATTAGCCTCACGTGCAACATCATATATAGTAACATTCATCATTATCAGCTCCTAATTATTTTTCTTTATGCTATTATTTGCTTAAATTTTATATTTAACAGAACCACTACTTATATTAATAAGCAAGAATTGTTTTAGTATTGTATAGAGTTTCACAAATGACCTTAATAAGGGCTATTTTCACATCAATCCTTACTATTCATACTAAGGTGTAAAAAACTAACATTCGTGCATCTTTTCTACTATCACTTTAACGGTTTCGGACAAAAACCCATCTTCATGTTCATTGTTAATATATAAATATAGCTGCAAAGTTTTTGAACAGAGATTTAATTATAAATATTATGTAGGTGACATTTCTTAAGTTATATGTAACATATCATACGATACTATGAAATAGACCGCAATCAATATACAAATTATTTTCACAAAAAAAACTCCTGCCGTAGCAGGAGTAATACATATTCAACACAAATATAGCTATATTTCGTAACATCTGTACACTAAAAACCGTTGTAACTGGTGTCACATCACGCTTTTATAAATTTTTATTAAAACAGTAACAGTATAAAGCAAAAAGAGCTATTAATTAAGCTTTAACAGTGCTAGCTGATTTAATTTCATTGATAAAATCGTTAAATTGATTGAAATCCATTTGTTGTGCTGAATCAGAAAGTGCTACAGCTGGATCTGGATGAACCTCTGCCATTACACCATCTGCCCCAATTGCTAACGCTGCTTTAGCGGCAGGTAATAACAAGTCTCTACGACCAGTAGAGTGTGTAACATCAACAAATACTGGAAGGTGTGTCTCTTTCTTTAAGATTGGTACCGCTGATATATCTAATGTGTTTCTTGTTGCTCTTTCATAAGTACGAA
This window of the Bacillus sp. SM2101 genome carries:
- the motS gene encoding flagellar motor protein MotS; the protein is MRDRKRVHTARKKGAPAWMVTFSDLITLILVFFILMFSMSQIDIVKFKAVANSFKTNHILDFDPSPIPFDPLSAEDIHLKEGSGETTISDPLNELVVEIQLFLEENGLEDVIVANRYERGVVLVLQEKVLFNTAEAIIQPSAYPFLDKVGNLLGDMSNLVKVEGHTDNRPIETFRYPSNWELSTARASSVIRYLIEEHQLDDIRFEAVGFSDTRPVAPNSNPENWEKNRRVEIVISDPEYIEQTN
- the motP gene encoding flagellar motor protein MotP produces the protein MKKKFDLLTPSGLVLAVAMFLFGIISNSGSTGLSSFIHFPSMYIVLGGLTAGLLTSFPLKDIKLLFKVLKEAFSQNEQELQGLINTFVNLSDRARREGLLALEAEIENVNDPFIKKGVLLAVDGIEPDVINDIMDAEISAMEERHRKGRSILERAGELAPAWGMIGTLTGLVLMLKNLNDPTTLGPNMAIALITTLYGSLLANIVFIPLASKLALKTEKEVFLKQIIIEGVIGVQSGQNPKILEEKLSAFLSYKERVGIEDEEVEEAAQNER
- the ccpA gene encoding catabolite control protein A, yielding MNVTIYDVAREANVSMATVSRVVNGNPNVKPATRKKVLETIEQLGYRPNAVARGLASKKTTTVGVIIPDISSIFYAELARGIEDIATMYKYNIILSNSDQNKEKELHLINTMLGKQVDGIVYMSGNITKDHVEQFKKSQVPVVLAASIEEENIIPSVNIDYEQAAFDATTSFINNGHKKIAYVSGPLDNQISSIKKLEGYKKALSEAGLQYVDEYVLEGDYTYDSGIEAYKKIEEMPNKPTAVFAGNDEMALGVIHGAQDHGTVIPKDMEVIGFDNTRLSFMVRPQLTTVVQPMYDIGAVAMRLLTKYMNKEKVEDSVVVLPHRIEFRHSTN